Proteins encoded in a region of the Roseateles sp. SL47 genome:
- a CDS encoding NADPH-dependent FMN reductase gives MNDLEHIVIVSGSHRVHSQSRRVAEFIRETLGIRFGTATHVIDLAEAEIPMWEEGVRSGGTVWAKAWAPVARQLETADGLVLVVPEWAGMVPPAVKNFLLLCVAELAHKPALIISVSAGDGGAYPVAELRAFGFKNNRVCYIPDHVILRHVDELLEGSEAIHPADANARARIRHSLSMLLLYASALKQVRQAPEYDLSQFPYGM, from the coding sequence GTGAACGACCTCGAGCACATTGTCATCGTCAGCGGCAGCCACCGGGTCCACTCGCAATCCAGGCGCGTCGCCGAGTTCATCCGTGAGACCTTGGGCATCAGGTTCGGCACTGCGACCCACGTCATCGACCTCGCGGAAGCCGAAATCCCGATGTGGGAAGAAGGGGTTCGCTCGGGTGGCACGGTATGGGCCAAGGCGTGGGCGCCCGTGGCCAGACAGCTGGAGACTGCCGACGGCCTTGTGCTTGTGGTGCCTGAATGGGCTGGCATGGTGCCGCCGGCGGTCAAGAATTTCCTCTTGCTCTGTGTCGCTGAGCTGGCGCACAAGCCAGCCTTGATCATCTCGGTGTCTGCAGGCGATGGCGGGGCCTACCCCGTCGCCGAACTCAGAGCGTTCGGGTTCAAGAACAACCGTGTCTGCTACATCCCTGACCACGTGATCCTGCGCCACGTGGATGAACTGCTTGAAGGTTCGGAGGCGATCCACCCTGCGGATGCCAATGCCCGAGCACGAATTCGCCATTCGCTGAGCATGCTGCTTCTCTACGCTTCGGCGCTGAAACAGGTCAGACAGGCCCCCGAATATGACTTGTCGCAGTTCCCATACGGGATGTGA
- the ribA gene encoding GTP cyclohydrolase II RibA, translated as MTLPDGKQLRGELISFSGLSDQREHFAVRFSGGSLADPLLRLHSECVTGDVLGSRRCDCGSQLHEALRMLDECGGYLLYLRQEGRGLGLYRKIDAYRLQEQGSDTFEANRILGYADDERSYAVAVEMLEALGLRAVRLLSNNPDKAQQLEQAGIRVTERIPTGVFMNDCNRGYIEAKVRKGGHTMHL; from the coding sequence ATGACACTGCCCGACGGGAAGCAGCTCCGCGGGGAGCTGATCAGCTTCTCCGGGCTCAGCGACCAGCGCGAGCACTTCGCGGTCCGGTTTTCGGGTGGCTCACTGGCCGATCCGCTGCTCCGGCTGCATTCCGAATGCGTCACTGGAGACGTCTTGGGGTCGCGCCGCTGCGACTGCGGTTCGCAGCTCCATGAAGCGCTGCGAATGCTTGACGAGTGTGGTGGCTACCTGCTCTATCTTCGTCAGGAGGGGCGTGGCCTTGGTCTGTACCGGAAGATCGATGCCTACCGGCTGCAGGAGCAGGGTTCTGACACGTTCGAGGCCAACCGGATATTGGGCTACGCGGACGACGAGAGAAGCTATGCGGTGGCCGTTGAAATGCTGGAAGCGCTCGGGCTACGCGCGGTCCGCCTCCTGAGCAACAACCCCGACAAGGCGCAACAGCTGGAGCAGGCCGGCATCCGTGTGACCGAACGCATCCCGACCGGCGTCTTCATGAACGACTGCAATCGGGGCTACATAGAGGCCAAGGTTCGCAAGGGCGGACACACAATGCATCTCTAA